The sequence below is a genomic window from Anaerocolumna chitinilytica.
GCTCTATAATATTTTGAATGAAATTCTTCGATGGAAGTCAAATCAATATTTCCAGCTGTCATATTTACCTCTATTCCGCCGCTCAGAGCGCCTTAAAATCTTATGCGAAAGTGTTTTTCTTTCACTCGCTTTTTATCTATCTACAGCGATATATTTTATAGTAACAGTCAATTTTTATTCCAAACTCATGGCTTCCGGAAGATATTTTATAATATCGGAAGCCATCAGCGAATATTCCCCTAATTCCCGACAGGCATAGTCTCCTGCAAGTCCATGAAGGTATACTCCCAAAGCCGCAGCCAGAAATTCTGTTAATCCGCCTGCTATTAAACCTGCTATTATTCCAGTCAGCACATCTCCTGAACCACCTGTTGCCATACCGTTATTGCCTGACATATTAATGTATTGATGTTCTTTTGATGCTACTACTGTTCTGGCATCTTTAATCGTAAATATAAGATTATTTTCCTTTATACAATTATCAGCCATATGCAGCAGTTCTTTTTGAATTACTTCTACCGGAACCCCAAGGAGATAACTTAATTCTTTTAAATGAGGTGTTAAAATTGTCTTAGCAGGTAAGATTCCCTTAAGAGAAGCAATCCGTTCCTCTATCTTATTCTCATTAGTGTTATCTGCAAATTTTTGTATTGATTTATCCGCAGACTTACTTACAGACAGCTCTGCAAGGATGTTGTGATTCACTGGTTCACCGGGAGAAAAATCTTCTTCCTTCACCTTTTCCCTTGAGCTGTCTATTAGGGAATTCAATTTTTGTCCCAAAAGCCAGATGGCATCCCCATCTATTATGAGAGGAACTTCGATATTTTCTAATATCAAAGTTAAGATTTTTTCTGAAATTTCACTTCTTCCGATTCCCGGTCCGATGACACAGACATCTGCCCATTTTATTTCTTCCGCTAGGAGGTCTAGGGCGTTTCGTGTCAGCTCTTCCTCTTTATAGGTGTATAACAACGCTTCCGGAAGAGAAGTCTGAAGACTGATACGATTGTTCTCACTTGTTATAACCTTTACTAGTCCTGCTCCTGTCATATAAGCCGCTTTCGCTGAGAAAAATGCCGCACCTGACATTGTGGCTGAACCTGCCACAACTAATACCTTCTTATAACTTCCTTTGTTCGAATAAGCTTTGCGCGGAGGGAGTAAAATAAGATCTTCCCTTTCGAAGGTATGATATTTAAGACTCATCCCTATCTTTCCTAAAGGTGCAAAACCGATGTCCGCAATTTCTACCTTGCCGGCATATTCACAGCCAGGATACATTACCAGACCAATCTTAGAGTATCCAAAAGATATTGTAACATCTGCTTTAACGGCTGCTCCCTGTGGGAACCCATTATCACTTGAAAGCCCGGAAGGTACATCTACCGAAAACACCTTTCTTTTCACCGAAGTATTTATCTTATTTATGATGTCCTTATAGATACCGGTAACTTCTCTGCTTAAACCAATTCCGAATATGGCATCTATCAGAATCGTATTTTCATCAATAGTATATTCTGCAAAATCCAGTTTGCTAATAATTGGTACGCTAAAATTCTCTGCGATTTCTTTTTGCTGCAGGAATAATGAAGAAGCGCTCTTCATATCACCAACTATGCTTATAGTAACCTCATAACCTTTACCATATAGAATTCTCGCTGCTGCTATTCCATCCGCACCATTATTGCCGGTACCGCAACAAACAAGAATACGTTGATTGGCGCATTTCTGCTCTTTAAGATATGCTTCCAC
It includes:
- a CDS encoding NAD(P)H-hydrate epimerase codes for the protein MKYLVSSCEMKEIDERTIEGMGIPAIVLMEHAAMKVAETVEAYLKEQKCANQRILVCCGTGNNGADGIAAARILYGKGYEVTISIVGDMKSASSLFLQQKEIAENFSVPIISKLDFAEYTIDENTILIDAIFGIGLSREVTGIYKDIINKINTSVKRKVFSVDVPSGLSSDNGFPQGAAVKADVTISFGYSKIGLVMYPGCEYAGKVEIADIGFAPLGKIGMSLKYHTFEREDLILLPPRKAYSNKGSYKKVLVVAGSATMSGAAFFSAKAAYMTGAGLVKVITSENNRISLQTSLPEALLYTYKEEELTRNALDLLAEEIKWADVCVIGPGIGRSEISEKILTLILENIEVPLIIDGDAIWLLGQKLNSLIDSSREKVKEEDFSPGEPVNHNILAELSVSKSADKSIQKFADNTNENKIEERIASLKGILPAKTILTPHLKELSYLLGVPVEVIQKELLHMADNCIKENNLIFTIKDARTVVASKEHQYINMSGNNGMATGGSGDVLTGIIAGLIAGGLTEFLAAALGVYLHGLAGDYACRELGEYSLMASDIIKYLPEAMSLE